A window of Prolixibacter sp. SD074 contains these coding sequences:
- the ilvB gene encoding biosynthetic-type acetolactate synthase large subunit, whose amino-acid sequence MTAPSKEFMEMKQEAIQMTGAEAVIRSLLEEGVETIFGYPGGAIMPVYDALYDFKEQVRHILTRHEQGVVHAAQGYARVTGKVGVCFATSGPGATNLITGIADAMIDSTPLVCITGQVASPLLGTDAFQESDVVGISMPVTKWNYQITTPEEIPTAIAQAFYIAHSGRPGPVLLDLTKDAQFGKFDFSYKCCEKIRSYVPEFPLDKENLKNAAGLIDGAKKPFLLFGQGVILSGAERELQEFIEKAGIPAAGTLLGLSALDSDHKLHTGMLGMHGNYGPNIKTNECDVLIAVGMRFDDRVTGDVKRYARQAKVIHLEIDPSEIDKIIKADVAVLGDAKKSLRMLTRLVKKQEHKEWVNEFHQAAGIEMEKVIQRDLFPAKAGLTMGEVVRMASELTNNHSVVVADVGQNQMAAARYSKFTQTRSHISSGGLGTMGFGLPAAIGAKIGAPDREVVAFVGDGGLQMTIQELGTIAQEHLPVKVVVLNNHFLGMVRQWQQLFFEHRYSFTEMVNPDFVKIAEGFGIPGKQVTTRQELQVAMKEMIGHPGPYLLDVLVEKEDNIFPMVPSGASVSDILLSAEE is encoded by the coding sequence ATGACGGCACCATCAAAAGAATTTATGGAAATGAAACAGGAAGCCATCCAGATGACGGGAGCTGAAGCAGTTATCCGTTCGCTGCTGGAAGAAGGGGTTGAAACCATATTTGGCTACCCGGGTGGGGCAATTATGCCGGTGTACGATGCATTGTATGATTTCAAAGAGCAGGTACGGCATATTTTGACAAGGCATGAGCAGGGAGTTGTCCACGCTGCTCAGGGGTACGCCCGTGTAACGGGAAAAGTTGGTGTTTGTTTCGCCACATCCGGCCCGGGTGCGACAAATTTAATTACAGGCATTGCCGATGCCATGATCGATTCCACGCCGCTGGTGTGTATCACGGGACAGGTGGCATCGCCGCTCTTGGGGACCGATGCGTTTCAGGAATCGGATGTTGTTGGGATTTCGATGCCGGTAACTAAGTGGAACTACCAAATTACTACTCCCGAAGAAATTCCGACCGCTATAGCGCAGGCATTTTATATTGCCCATAGCGGTCGTCCGGGACCGGTGCTTCTTGATTTGACGAAGGATGCGCAATTCGGTAAGTTTGATTTTTCGTACAAGTGTTGTGAAAAAATCAGAAGTTATGTTCCGGAATTTCCTCTCGATAAAGAGAACCTGAAAAATGCGGCAGGCCTGATTGATGGTGCCAAAAAACCATTCTTGCTTTTTGGACAGGGAGTGATTCTTTCCGGCGCCGAGCGTGAACTGCAGGAGTTTATCGAAAAAGCTGGTATTCCGGCAGCCGGAACGCTGCTTGGACTTTCTGCACTGGATTCCGATCATAAATTGCACACCGGAATGTTAGGGATGCACGGGAATTACGGTCCGAACATCAAAACCAATGAATGTGATGTGTTGATCGCTGTGGGGATGCGTTTTGACGACCGGGTAACCGGCGATGTGAAGCGTTATGCGCGGCAGGCGAAAGTAATTCATCTGGAGATTGATCCTTCTGAGATCGATAAAATCATTAAAGCTGATGTTGCCGTTTTGGGAGATGCCAAGAAATCGCTGCGCATGTTAACCCGTTTGGTGAAAAAACAGGAGCATAAGGAGTGGGTAAATGAATTCCACCAGGCAGCAGGTATTGAAATGGAGAAGGTCATCCAGAGAGACCTTTTTCCTGCTAAAGCGGGATTAACCATGGGAGAAGTGGTTCGGATGGCCTCTGAACTAACAAATAACCACTCGGTTGTAGTAGCCGACGTGGGTCAAAATCAAATGGCAGCTGCCCGTTATTCAAAATTTACCCAAACGCGTAGTCACATCAGTTCGGGAGGATTGGGAACGATGGGCTTTGGGCTTCCGGCGGCCATTGGTGCTAAGATTGGCGCTCCCGACAGAGAAGTCGTTGCTTTTGTTGGTGACGGCGGACTGCAGATGACCATTCAGGAACTGGGAACCATTGCGCAGGAACATCTTCCTGTTAAAGTGGTCGTACTGAATAATCATTTCCTGGGAATGGTACGGCAGTGGCAGCAGCTCTTTTTCGAGCACCGTTATTCATTTACCGAAATGGTGAACCCTGATTTTGTGAAAATAGCCGAAGGCTTTGGAATTCCCGGCAAGCAGGTAACAACTCGCCAGGAATTGCAGGTAGCCATGAAGGAGATGATTGGGCATCCTGGCCCTTACTTGCTGGATGTTCTGGTGGAAAAAGAAGATAACATTTTCCCGATGGTTCCTTCAGGTGCTTCTGTTTCAGATATTTTATTGTCGGCTGAAGAATAA